The genomic DNA AGCCCGATTTTTCCGCTTGATATTCCACTTTGCCGTCGGGCGAACAATTGTACTTTTCCACCGAAGCGACGCCCTTTTCGTTTTTCGTGCGGCCGACGATATAATCGAATCCTTTGAAAGAGTTTTCGTTTACGCCCTCCACGTCGATGAGCAGTGTCATGGAATTTTTCTTGGTTAAATCGATCTTCATGTCCTCCGTCGTTTCGACGAGGAAATACACGTAATTCGCATCGGACGAAACGCGCACCTGGGAAATGTCGTTGATGAGCGAATTATCCACGTACGTTTCCGTGCCCGATATGTTGATGAAATTGCGGTTGGTCTCGCCCGTAAGGTCGAAATACACGCTGGAAACCGCGTTCCACTGGGTAAGCCCCTTTTCGATATCGATGCTCTTGACCGATCCGTAAGGAAGTTCCGTTACCTTGTTGCCCTTATAATTGCGCACGTTGCGCATCAACTGCAAAAAGGCGTTGTCGCCGTAGCCGTTCTTCACCATTTCCACATCGCGGGAAAACTCTTCGTTGAAAGTATCCACGAAATAGGGACGGTTGTAGTTGCCCGCCGTGAAATACTCCCCGTTGCCGGGCTGCCCGATGGATTTGAGGGCGCACCATTCGTTCCAGCCCGTCACGAACGTATATTTGGGGTCTGCGTTGATCGCATTCTGCCACTGCTCTTCGAAATTTTTGCCGCTGCGGACAGCCTCGTCGCTGTGGTCGGGTCCGTCCTCGGTCGTATAGCCCCTGCCCCACATGGTATCCATCAGTTCCTCGCCCTTATACGTCTTGTCTGCGAGGACCGCGTCGGAGAAGGGAAGGCGGTTGTGCTGTCCCGTGGATACGTTCATCACCGTTTCTTCGCCTGCGCCGTACACGTGCTGGGGGCGCGTCCAGTCGATCCAGGGCCAGCCGTTCTCGTAATTTTGGCTGGTCGGCCACTGCGATTCCTTGAATTCGAAGAATTCGAGCATATCGGGATCGGTGACGCGGTGGAGATCGTTCGTGCCGTTCACCATGCCCGCCGAAGGGTTTGTCGGATCCGTCACCGCGGCGATGAGCGGTTTCCCGTTGGGACAGAACCACAATTCCTTGTACTTTTCGTCCTTGTAAATGCCGTTCTTTTTCAGTTCGCTCGCGTTGTCGGGCGCCTTGTCGCCGTAGCCCTCGTATAAAATTTTGATGACGTCCTTGGACTGGCTGTTGCAGTAAAACATAAATTTCGGTACGGGCCAGCCCTGCGTGCGCATATCCTCCATTATGGGAAGGATATCCGCGACCACGTCGAGATAATCGAAACCGTTGGTCGCGTCGAACACGAGGAAATCGATGCCCGCATAGCAGAACAACTCCATGTGACGGCGGATGACCCAGGGGTCGCGCGAATTGTAGTAGCCGTAATAAGGCTCGCCCCAATAGTGGTACTGACCGGGAGGGCTGACTTCGTTGTACGCCGTATTCCAGAGGGAATCGGGATCGTCGTTCAAAAGTTTGGTAATGTCGTAGGTCCCGCCCTGCTGGCCGCCGTGCTGCCCGAACCAGAGCACGTACCACATTCCCACATACCTGTCCTTATCCTCTTTCATGCCGTCGATCAGATCGACCGTGCGGCCGTAATCGTCCGTCGAGCAGACAAGATTGACGGTATCCTGCGGGGAGAGGACGGAGGCCTGCAACTCCCCGTCCGTATCAAACTTGTTATCGTCCAACGTTTCCTCCTTTGTGCCGCCGCTGCCTTTGGGACTGCATCCGAACCCGAAAGCCGAAACCATGCAAAAGCACAGCAGCAGACTGATGATCTTTATGAATTTTCTCATCTGAACCTCCTTTCCTTATAGAATGACTCTCACTTTTTCGAAGCGTAATCGTAACTGAGCCTGCCGATGGGCGCGCTGTCGCCCGAAACATAGTAATCCATGATATCCTGCGGATTCGAGATATGGTCGGTCACCTTTACTTTGAGAGAAAGGGACTTGGAATCTTTCAGCCCCAGCGCTTTCAGAGGCACTTTGACGATGATCTGGTTGCCCGAAACGCGGTATTCCGCTTTTCCCGCCTCGGAAAACGCATAGCCGCCCGTGCTCTTTTCCACCGAAGTCGTGCCGTCCGACGAGGGATGACGGTTGACGACGAAATCGTATCCTTCAAAGGTCTTGTTCTTTTCGTTTCCCGTGCCGAGCAGGATATTCATCCAACTTTCGTCGCCCTGCTCGTAAGAAGTGACGGGCGCGAGCGTCGAAATTTTCAGATACAGATATTCCGAATCGTTGGCGATCTGAATATCCGTAATGTCGTTGCGGGCGCTCGTATCCGTATAGTGGTATTCGGGCGTATCGACGATGCCGCGGTAGTCGCGCACCATGGCGTCCCCCGCGAAATCCTTATACGTGTACAGCCCTTCCCATTCGCCGAACGAATCGAGCGATTTCGCCGCGAATTTCTGGCGGTAATTTTTATCTTCTTCGTACTTGTAGGCGCGTATATTCTTAAGCGTCTGCAAATAGAAATTATCGCCGTAGCCGCCTTTCATGGGCTCGATGTCGCGGGAATATTCCTCGTTGAACGCGTCCACGAAATACACTTTCTGTTCGGTCGCGGAAACCTTTTCCGCAAATTTGATCATCGTCCATTCGTTCCAGCCCGTCACAAACGCGATGTCTACGTCTTTGCCCGCGCTTTCCATATCGAATACCGTCTGCCACTGCGACTGATAATTGAGCCCTTCCCGCATGCGCGAAGAATCGTTTTTCATGGTATCCATGTCGAATCCTCTGCCGCGGTTTCCGAAATCTTCGTTGCTCATTTTGGAAGAAGTGTGCTGTGCGACGGAAACGGAAACGATGCCGTTGTGATCGTATTGCGGATACTCGAACTCGATCCAGGGGAAAGAATTTTCCTGCGGATTTTTGTCGGGCCACTGCGCCTGACGGAAATCGAAATATTCGTTGATGAGCCATTGGTCGCGTTCCGCGTCCTCGCCCTCGAAGGAAAAATTCCATTTATCGCCGATGATCATTGGCTTTCCTTCAGGGCTGAACCACAGATCGGGGTAGTAGGAATCGTTTTCCTCGCCCGCGGCGGGCTCGGTATAGTACGTATCGTAGATCTGCCATGCGGTCTGCTTGCTCGAACTGTTGGTGAACCAAACCACTTTGGGAACGTCCCACCCCTGTTTCTGATATTTATCGAGCGTTTTTAAGACTTGTTGATAGGAAGAGTGATACAAAACGGCGTTGGTCGCGTCGAATACGAGGAAATCCACGCCGAGCATGGTCAGCATTTCCACGTGGCGGTCGACGACCCACGGGTCGCTCGAATTATAGTAGCCGAACAGCGGCTCCCCCCACACGTGATAGGCGTTTACGGGACTGTCCGTCGTATTGTACGGATCCCAGAGCGCGTCGGGATTTTCCTCCAACAGTTTGGTCACGTCGTACACGCCCCTGTGATGCGCGCCCATCCAGTTGAAATAGAACATGCCGACGTAGCGGTCTTTATCGGTCTTTTGACCCGAAGAGCGTTCGGTCTTTCTGCCGAGCGCGTCGGTCGCGACGGTATTGAGAAGAGTGAACTGCTGATCGGAAATATCGCCCAGCGTATCGATCGAGTTTTCTTTGCCGCAGCCCGCCGCCGAAAGGGCGAACGCCGCGGTGAGCAGGAAAGATAAACAGATGAATGCGATCTTTTTCATAAATTGCACCTTTTCAGCCTTTCAGCCCGTCTACGGCGACGCCTTCGATGAGCTGTTTCTGGAAGAGAATAAAGAAGATCATCGGCAATATGGACATAAACACGCCCGAAGCCATTCTGAGATTTTCCTTGTCCTTGGTCACGTTCTGCACTGTCACGTCCTGGTAGATCTTAAAGGCGAGCGTTTCCTTGCCCTCCTGATTCATGTACAGGAGCGGGCCGTAGAAATCGCCCCAGTAGGCGTTGAATACGCTGACCATGACGAAGATGAGCACGGGAATACACAGCGGCACGGTGATCAGGAGATATCTTTGAAAGAGATTCGCGCCGTCCAGCCGCGCCGCGTTGTCCATTTCGTTGGGAATGCCCTTCATGAACTGGCGTATCAGAAAAATGTAGATCGCGCCGCCGCCGAAAAAGTTCGGGATCACGAAGGGAAGTATGGTGTTCGTCCAGCCGAGATTGGTGTACATGACGTAGAGCGGGATCTGCGTGACCACGCCGGGGATCATCATGGTCGCAAGCATGACCGCGAACAAGAGCCCGCTGCCGAGAAATTTGATCTTTGCGAATCCGTACGCCACCAACGACGCCGAACACGGCACGACGATCACGTTGATCCCGACGATGAGCACGGTGCGCAGAAACGCCTTGATGTAATCGCCTTCGAAGAACATGCTCCACCCCTGCACCGAAAAAGGCGCGGGCCAGAATTCCACGGGATACAGTTTTACCTGATCGGACGTCATGAAACTTCTGATAAACATATAGAAATAGGGAAACACCAATACGATCGCCAAAATGATCAGAACGGCATATTGCAGCGTGCGCGTCAAGCCCCGCGCCGCGCGCGTGTTGCGGAAATTCGTAAGATTCGGAGAGTTCTTCGTATGTTCCATGTCAGGCATCCTCCCCGTAATACACCCACTTGCTCGTCTTGAACACGACGGCGGTCAGCGCCGCGATGATGATAAACAGTACCCATGCGAGCGCGCAGGCATACCCCAGCGAATAATATTCGAACGCTTCTTTGTAAATTTTAACGGCATAAAAATAGATGGAACCTTCCATACCCTTGCCGCCCTGCGGCGCGAAGATCATCGTGGAATTGATCTGCAGACTGCCGATGATGCCCGTCACGAGATTGTAGAAGATCATGGAAGTGCTCATGGGTATGGTGATGGAAACGAGCCTGCGCATCGCGCCCGCGCCGTCGATCTTCGCAGCCTCGTACAGCGCGGTCGGAATATTTTTAAACGCGGCGATCCACAGGACCATGCCCCCGCCTACGCCCCAAAGCCCCATGACGATGACAGCGAACATGGATGTGCTCGCCGCCGAGAAAAAGGGATTGGGCGGAATGTTGAAAAGGCTTAAAATGGTATTGAGCGCGCCCGTATCGGACATGATGTCTTTCCAGATGACGCTCGACACGACGCCGGGGATCATGCAGGGAAGATAGTAAAACACGCGGAATACGGTGACGCCCTTCACCTGCATATTGACCAGAAGCGCGACGAAGTAAGAAAGCACCAGCATGAGCGGCACGCTGATGACCGCGTACAGCACGGTGTTGGACAGAACTTTGTAAAATTCGGTATCGATCTTAAAGATCTGTTCATAGTTGCCCCAGCCCGCGAATTCGAAGGTGTTGAACCCCGAAAAATCGAAAAAACTGTAATAGAGCGATTGTATCATCGGATAGATGGTAAAGACAAGAATGCCGATCGTCAGCGGCAACGTGAATAACCATCCCGAATAATTGGTGCGCAGCACCTGTTTGACTTGCTTGCCTAATTTCACGGCAGCGCTGTTTTTTTCTTTCATGTATGCTATCTCTTATTGATGGTCGCTTTGATCTCCTCGTCGAACCGCGCGAGCGCCGCTTCCAGCCCCATGCCGGGCCTTGCAAGATAGTTCGTGACGAGATCCGAAAGATTGCCGATCAGTTCGGTCTGCTTTTTCGGCGCAAAGCCCAAAAAGAAATCCGTCGGCTGATTGTATTCCACCTTGTAGGTGTACGCCTCCATATTGAGGTCTTTATATTCCCCGTTGACGCCCTGTCCCCAAAGATTGGTCTTGGGATCCGCCATATCCTTGCGGATGGGCGGATTGGTCGCGCCCGCCTTGGCGAAAGCGTTCTGTCCGTCCTCGGACACCATGTATTTCAAAAACTGCCAGGCAAGGTCGCGTTTCTGCGTCTTGTTATAGATGCAGTAGCCGGGCACGCCCGTGCCGATCTTGGGCTGATCTCCGATGAGCGGGAAAGTCACGAGATCGTAATCTTCCCCCAAAAGATTATAAAATTTAGAGGCGGGCGCGGAATGGAACATCATGGCGCCCTGTCCGCCCTCGTAGTTCGCCTGCGCCGAAGAATTGAGCGGCGCGACGTATCTCTTTTCGACCAGTTCGTTCATCATGTTGAGAGCGGCGCGCCCCTCTTCGCTGTTCACGACGAGTTGGTTGTTCTCGTCGAACACGCTGCATCCGTTGGAGAGGAAAATGGGATACATGACCGCTTCCCAGTTGATATACGCGTCGATGACGTATTGACCCGTCATTCCGTTCTCGTCGAAATATTTGCGGATCGTCTCGCACGTATCGAGAAAATCCTGCCAGGTCCAGCCGTTTTTGACCTTGGACATATCGACGTTCGCAGCCTTGAAAATGCCCTTATTGATATGCGTTACGACGCGGTCGGCGCTTCTCGGAATCAGATACTGCGCTCCGTCGAAATTCTGCTGGCCGAGTTTCCACATTTCGGGATAAAAAGCATCTAAAAATTCACTGTCCCGCTCGAGTTCCGCGTTTATGTAGGGATCGAGATTCAGAAACAGTTTTTCTTCGATCAGAGGAAAACTTTCCGCCGAACTCATCCATAAAATATCGGGCATCGTTCCGGGATTTTTCAGATCCGCCTGATAATAACTGGAAAGCGCGGACGTGTAGTTGGTCCCCTGAATGACCTCAGGCTGAATGGTGACATTCGGAAAAATTTCGTTGAACCCTTCGATCAGCCCTTCGATGAGTTCCTTTTCGCGCGCGTCGGCCGTAATACCGACTTTCAGAGTTTCGGTGATCTCGTAATCCACGTCCAGATTCGGCGTGTACTCATCGACGGTGCTTGAGCCGCCGGGACGGCAACCGACCAATCCGACCGAGCCGAACAGCAATACGACCGCAAGAATCAATCCTGTAAATTTCGACTTCATAATGTCCTCCGTTATTTTTTTGCGCATATGCGCATATCTTGTAATTTGGATTACGTTTTACCTAGGTAAAACGTAAAAAAGGGTACCCTTTTTTATATAGAAAATATTTTTTTATTTTAAATTTCTCGCTTTTCCCAAAGAATCGCGCATGACGGCCTTTGCCTGAAACCAAATGACGTCTTCCGAAATCGTCTTTTCGCGGATACTGTCGATAATGGCTTTGGCGATCCTTCTTCCCATTTCCCGCTTGTCGTGCGAAATGCTGCTCAAAGACGGCGAGAAAAATTCCGCAAGCCAGATATCGTCGCAGCCGATGACGGAAACGTCCTCGGGAACGCGCAGCCCCATTTCCCGCAATCCTCGCATCGCCCCCACCGCTGCCATGTCGTTCGTGCAAAACAGGGCGGTGACCTCGGGATGCGCGCGCATCAGCCGTTTGACGCTCTCGTAACCGAGCACTTCGGAATTTTCCGACGAATTATTGCCGAATAAAATATAATCGTCGTTTTCCGTCAGCCCCAATTCCTTTCGCGCCTCGTAAAAAGCACGGCCGCGGTTATCCGCAAGAAAACGGGGACGGTCGCCGTAATACAAATATCCGATGTCGCGATGTCCCAATGTATACAGCGTGCGGCAGTATTCCTTGATGGCGTCGGCATAGTCCACATAGGCGCGTATGCCCTGTTCCGTTCCGAAATTTACCAGCAAAGTTCCCTGCTTTCTCAGAATGTCCAAAAACGTGGCGGGATATTCGTTGGTCATAAAATTGACCAGACCGCTCAACTTCCTCTGACAGACCGCGTCGAGTTTTTTATCCATATTATTGTCCAGCATAAATATGGAAACGATATAGCCGTTCTGCGTTGCGTATTCTTCGATCCCCCGCACGACTTCCACGTGATAAGGATTGGACATTTCATAGACAGCCACGCCGATATGATGATTGTTTTTTGACGCGAGACTCTTTGCCGTATAATTCTGCACGTAATGGAGTTCTTTTACGGTCTTTAAAACTTTTTGCCTGAGATCTTCCTTTACGACAGCCGTGTTGTTGAGCACGTTCGAAACCGTACCAACGGAAACGCCCGCAGCCCTCGCGATGTCCGATCTGGTCACGTTTTTTTCCGATTTCAAGTCCATATTCATCCCTCTATACATTTTTGACGCGCGTCAAATTACAGTTTCATTATACTGTAACATTTTCCGTTTGTCAATAGGTCTTTTAAAAATTTTCGAAAAATTTTTAATTGCGATACGTAGGTTTAGAAATTTTGCGAAAGGGCGCATATAATAAAGAGTATAGAAACGGAGGATACGGATGGAGAAACTGAAAGCCTATTATTTCACGGGTACCGGAAACACACGATACGTGACCGAAAAACTTTGCGGGTATTTACAAGACAGATATGATACCGAAACGTTCGACGTTACGAAAACGGTAAGCGTCTCTTCTGCCGATCTCTTATTATTCGCCTTTCCCGTTTACGGTTCTTCCCCGCCCAAACCGATGGTCCGATTCGTTTTGAACAACGCGCAAAAGATACGCGGACAGGAATGTATCGTCATTGCAACGCAATATAAGTTTTCGGGCGACGGTGCGGCGAGTTTAGGGCGACTCCTCGAAAAAACAGGCGCAAAAGTATCTTTTGCGGAGCATTTCAATATGCCGAACAATCTTTCCGATTGCGCGATGTTTAAGATCCGCAACGGCGCCGAACTCAAAGATACCCTCGAAAGAGCGGAAAAAAAGGCGCAATGTTTCGCCGGCCGTATTTTAAAGGGCAAAAAATTTCGGCGCGGGTTCAATCCCCTCTCCCATTCCGTAGGCTATGTATGCCAGCGGAAATGGTGGCGGAAAGGCGAAAACGAAAAAAAGAGCAGCCTGCAAATCGACGCGCAGAAATGCGTCGGCTGCGGGTTATGCGCGGACCGCTGTCCCATTCATAATATCCGCATCGAAAACGGAAAAGCCGTACCCCAATCGGATTGCGCACTCTGTTACCGCTGCGTGAACCTCTGTCCGAAACAAGCAATCCGCTTATTCGGAAAAGAGTTTTCTCAACCGCAATACAAAGGTCCTTCGAAATGAAAACGGGCGCCTCGTCGGGAGGCGCCCGTTTTCATTTCAATTCTTCTTTCAGATATTCCAGATATTTACAATAATTTTCAAAGGATACGATGGGCGGAACGCTGTGGTCGCAGGACGGGATATAGCGTCCCGCCCGATACAGCCGCGCGGCTTTCTGCGCTTCCTTTCGCAGCGCGTCGCCGCCCTTTGCAAGATTCAGTTTATCGACGCCGCCGATCATACCCAGCGTGGGATAGCGTTCGCGCACGGTCTCTCCGTCCATTCCCGCCGCCCGCTCCAAAGGCAGAATACAGGTAAAACCCGCTTCCGCTACCATATCGAGTACGGGCATAACGTTGCCGTCGCTGTCGAAAACGATATGCCGTACGCCGCGGCGCTTCAACATATCGATGACGCGTTTCCATTGCGGAAAAATAAACTCCCTGACCATTGCGGGGCTGACCATCGGCCCGTTTTTATACGCCATATCTTCACCGAAATAGACGAGATCGGGCACGCCGAACGAGAGCGCTTTTCCCCACAGAGCAATGAGAAAATCCCCGTGAAAAGCGGTCATTTCCGCAATCAGGTCGGGTTCGTCGCAGAACAAAATCATGAGGTCTTCGAACTTGATAAAGTCGCGCAGGAAGGCGAAAATGCCGCGGGAAATCATCTGTGTCGGGCAGTCGTACGTTCCCGCGCGCCGCCAGAATCCCGGAAGATGCGCAAACCGCGCGGCGTCATTCGCATCCAGGCGCTCGGCATAACGCAGAAAACTGTTCCTGTCTTTGATCGGAAATTCGATATAGTGCGGCATCGCGCTGGAATCTTTTTCGAGAGTGCAGGTGATCCCCAGCGCGTCGCGCTTGGTAACGAACCGCCCGTTTTGCGAGAGTATCTCCTCTTCATAGAGCGGATACGGGTTGAAATCACACGGCACCGACAAAAAACTGCCCAGGCCGAAATATTCCGCGTAAGATTTCCCGTTCATGTGCGGCAGATAGAGCGCGTCGCATTCGGGCCAGAACATCATATATTCGGTCAGAGGCGGCTTTTCAGGCGTCAAGCCCGAAAGGCAATCGAGAAAATCTTTACGGAAACCCATTCTATTTGCTCCTTTGACGCGCTACGCCCGTGCTTTCGCGCACATAATGTTTGATGCCGACGGTATGCTCCCCGCTGTCCGCGTTCTTTTCGAAAAGCAGATCGAAAATTGCCTTGGCGTATTCGGTATAATCGGGGCCGAAGGTCGTGATCGAAGGCTCGAACACCGCGGAGAGCGCGTTGTTATCGATGCCCAAAACAGAAATATCTTCGGGGCAATGCAGCCCGTTGTCGCGCATAGCCTTGATAAACCCCATCGCCATCAGATCGTTGGTGGCGATCACCGCGGTGTAGCCGTCCAGCCGTTGCAGCATTTCCTGCCCCATGCGGTAACCGTTTTCGATATTCGTATCGATAAATGTATCTTTGCTGAAAACAAACGGCTTCTTTTCCCCGAAATACTTTTCGGACAATTCGCAAAACAGGCGCACGCGGCCGTCGTCCATATCGTCAGCGGGAAAGGCGGAGAGGTATGCCGCCTTTTTATGTCCGAGCGATTTGAGCAGGCGAAAATGGCTGTCGAGTCCCCCTTTCATATCGATGTTGACGTAGGTGACGTCCGTCCGATAATTATTGTAATCCTTTCCGCCGCCCGACACGATGCGCACGCCGTTGTCTACAAGTTTATCCAGAAGTTTCGAATCCAGTTTATTGAGTTTCACCGCGAGAAACACGCCGTCGATGCGACGCGCGATGAGTTGGTTGACGTACACTTCGAAATCGGCATAGCCGCCGCAGATGTTGAGAAAATAATTGTGCTTGATGCCTTGCTTTTCCAGTTCGCTGACGAGTTGCAGAAACATGGGATTGGATATATCGTTGATAATTACGGCGAATTGGTACGACTGATTCGTCTTCATGCTGCGCGCCGCCATATCGGGAACGTATTTCAACTCTTTGACGGCGGCGAGCACTTTTTCCCTCGTTTCGGGGCTGAACGTGCGCGTGTTGTTGAGCACGCAGGAAACGGTGGCAATGCTGACTCCCGCGCGCTCCGCGACCAATGCTCGGTTGGGTTTGTTGGATTTATCAATCGTTTTTTCCATTTTTTATCCTTTGATGCCGCTCAGCGTGACGCCTTCTATCAATAATTTCTGGAAACAGAAGAACAGTACGGCGCAGGGGATCAGCATGATGATACCGCCTGCCATCTGCACGTTCGCGAGCGGATTATTCGCACCGCTCATCATAAAATCCATGTACAGACCGAGCGAAATGGTATAGAGCCTTTCGCGGCTGCCCAGGTATAACAGCGGATTCATGAAGTCGTTCCACGTGCCCAGAAAGGTATTCACCATCGTAAAAGCGATAATGGGCAGGCACAGCGGCATGACGATCTGCCAATAGATACGGAATTTATTCGCGCCGTCGATCTTCGCAGCCTCGCCGAGTTGGTCGGGAATGCCGCGCATGAACTGACGCATGAGAAAGATATTCACCGCGCCGCCGCCGAAAAACCCGGGCAGCATCATCGGATACCACGTGCCGATCCAGCCGAAATCGGAAAAAATGATATACAGCGGGATCTGCATGGTGATCGAGGGAAGCATCATCGTCGCGAGCGTGACGGAGAAAACGACTTCCCTCCCGGGAAATTTCAATTTGGAAAAACCGTAGGCGCAGAGCGACGAGGAGAGCGTGATGCCGACGATGTTGACGACGGCGATGAGTACGGTATTGAAGATCCAATAGACGGATTTGAGGTTGAATACCCTTCCGTACGCATCAAAAGAAGGAGATTTCGACCAAAGCAGGGACATACGGATGATCTCCTGGTCGGTCATGAGGCTGCGCGAGAGCATAGCGAAGAGCGGAAACAGGAAGAACAGCCCCAACACGATCAGAAACGCGTATTTTGCAAACGAAGTAAAGAACCGCGCGGCGGGAGAATGTGCATGCGTTACCATATTATGCGACCTCCCCGTAATAGACCCATTTGGAGGTTTTGAAAGTCACCGCCGTGATCGCCGCGATGATGACGAACAGGATCCAGGAGAGCGCGGAGGCGTACCCCATCATATTATTGCCCATCGCGTTGTCGTAAATATGCAGCACGAAAAAGTTGAGCGCCTCGGAATTATTGGGATTTCGAAGCAGTAATACCTGCGTGAAGATCTGCAGACCGCCGATAATGCCCATAATGAGATTGTAAAAGATCATGGGCGTGCACATGGGCAAAGTGATGCGGAAGGTGCGGACAAAGAAATTCGCGCCGTCTAAACTTGCGGCTTCGTATAGACTTTCGGGAATGCCTTTCAATTGCGCGATCCACAAGACCATGCCCCCGCCCATGCCGAATAAACTCATAAAAATGAGCGACGGCAGGACGGTTTCCGCCGAGTTATAGAACTGATACGGGGGAAGTTTCAAAAACTCCGTGAGAATGACGTTGAACATGCCCCCGTTCACCTTTGTGATATCGTTCCACAACAGTCCCGACGCGACTGCGGGAATGATGACGGGAATATAGTAGATCGTGCGAAAGACGCGCATGCCCTTCAACTTCTGATTGAGCAGCATGGCGATCGCAAAGGAAAGCACCAGATTGAGCGGCACAGTGATGATCGTGTAGGATATGGTGACGAAAAGGCTGTTGCCGACCGCTTTCCAGTTTTTGCCGAACGCGTCGGCAAAGTTCTGAATGCCGACGAACGCGGGCTTTGCGTTCACGAGCGTCGGGTTGTAATCGGTAAAACTGTAATAGAGCGACGTCATCATCGGAACGAGCGTAAACAACAGGATTCCGAGTATTACGGGCAAGACGAAGAGATACGAAGTAAATATATCCAGCGCCTTGCCTTTACGGAAAGTTCTGACCTTGGACATAGCGGCTTCTACTCCGCTTTGGCCAGCATGGCCTCTTTATATGCTTTCAGATCGTTGACGAAGCCCGCACTCATTTCATAAGTATCGCCCTTCTTTTCCCAACTGTTGTCGGAAATGGCTTTGGTCATGACGAGCGTCATGGTGTCGAACATGACTTTGTGATTATCGGGATCGTAGATATTGAACACGTTCAGCCCGATATCCCGCTCCTCGTACGCGGTAAACGCCTGATGATTGAGGGTCGGATCGTTTTCCGTGATCCAATCGCCGCTGTCTTTCATGGATTTCAGGACAGGAATGCCCGCGCCCGAACGCCCCAACACCTGCTGTCCGGGTTCGGTGATCAGCCATTTGATGACTTCCCATGCGAGTTGTTCGTTGTTTTTGGTATTTCCGCCCTTGTCGGAAAGGCGGTCTTTGGCGACGTAAGTAATGGCGTAACCGCTGTTGCCCGCCCCGATCTTATCAAAGGGAAGCGGGAGAAAATCCACGTCGATATCCCTCTTTAAAATAGTGGGGAGTTTTGGACGCACGCTGAACCACATGGCGGCTTTGCTCGACAGAAACGCCGTACTCGCCGTTCCGTCCTGCGGGCCGAAACTGTAATCGTTGACGAACATTTCGCTGTAAATCTTGCGGTAGGCGGCGACAGTCTTGTCGCTGTCCACCGTGATCGCGTCGCGCCCCGACAAATCCGTATCGATCAGCGAACCGCCGAAACTTTCGATCGCGCTGTG from Candidatus Borkfalkia ceftriaxoniphila includes the following:
- a CDS encoding LacI family DNA-binding transcriptional regulator, which encodes MEKTIDKSNKPNRALVAERAGVSIATVSCVLNNTRTFSPETREKVLAAVKELKYVPDMAARSMKTNQSYQFAVIINDISNPMFLQLVSELEKQGIKHNYFLNICGGYADFEVYVNQLIARRIDGVFLAVKLNKLDSKLLDKLVDNGVRIVSGGGKDYNNYRTDVTYVNIDMKGGLDSHFRLLKSLGHKKAAYLSAFPADDMDDGRVRLFCELSEKYFGEKKPFVFSKDTFIDTNIENGYRMGQEMLQRLDGYTAVIATNDLMAMGFIKAMRDNGLHCPEDISVLGIDNNALSAVFEPSITTFGPDYTEYAKAIFDLLFEKNADSGEHTVGIKHYVRESTGVARQRSK
- a CDS encoding ABC transporter substrate-binding protein, with the translated sequence MFGFAGCGDPFNDDELGRDEVENKVTIRFGYLAEEKDLAVVIKREFEKQNDTINLKMEPISGDWKSAMNQYVAKPSNFPDIVWVPSDQHSSYSKGGAFVDLRPLMEADEATAPSLYYDSMIETTHYSATDEGIWYAPRDYNKPVTYINKKMFAAAGVEIPAQKDWNYEKFLEVCAKLRKAMDENGRGSENFDAEKFAVGIEPNSFPVESEMWWNPVYHSAIESFGGSLIDTDLSGRDAITVDSDKTVAAYRKIYSEMFVNDYSFGPQDGTASTAFLSSKAAMWFSVRPKLPTILKRDIDVDFLPLPFDKIGAGNSGYAITYVAKDRLSDKGGNTKNNEQLAWEVIKWLITEPGQQVLGRSGAGIPVLKSMKDSGDWITENDPTLNHQAFTAYEERDIGLNVFNIYDPDNHKVMFDTMTLVMTKAISDNSWEKKGDTYEMSAGFVNDLKAYKEAMLAKAE
- a CDS encoding carbohydrate ABC transporter permease — encoded protein: MSKVRTFRKGKALDIFTSYLFVLPVILGILLFTLVPMMTSLYYSFTDYNPTLVNAKPAFVGIQNFADAFGKNWKAVGNSLFVTISYTIITVPLNLVLSFAIAMLLNQKLKGMRVFRTIYYIPVIIPAVASGLLWNDITKVNGGMFNVILTEFLKLPPYQFYNSAETVLPSLIFMSLFGMGGGMVLWIAQLKGIPESLYEAASLDGANFFVRTFRITLPMCTPMIFYNLIMGIIGGLQIFTQVLLLRNPNNSEALNFFVLHIYDNAMGNNMMGYASALSWILFVIIAAITAVTFKTSKWVYYGEVA
- a CDS encoding carbohydrate ABC transporter permease — encoded protein: MVTHAHSPAARFFTSFAKYAFLIVLGLFFLFPLFAMLSRSLMTDQEIIRMSLLWSKSPSFDAYGRVFNLKSVYWIFNTVLIAVVNIVGITLSSSLCAYGFSKLKFPGREVVFSVTLATMMLPSITMQIPLYIIFSDFGWIGTWYPMMLPGFFGGGAVNIFLMRQFMRGIPDQLGEAAKIDGANKFRIYWQIVMPLCLPIIAFTMVNTFLGTWNDFMNPLLYLGSRERLYTISLGLYMDFMMSGANNPLANVQMAGGIIMLIPCAVLFFCFQKLLIEGVTLSGIKG